The following proteins come from a genomic window of Kitasatospora sp. NBC_01246:
- a CDS encoding trypsin-like serine peptidase, producing MTVRELAAAGAALAVLAAAGCTTAAGPGGATPTVSSHPATAPADSHGWSSERLRGALARHTGVTRTAKPTVLNGLVGAVFTRNADGDHFCTASVVDSAGLNLIVTAAHCVWDPKLGQRGDLVFVPGYRDGETPSGVWPLLAVTVDQAWKDGADPDVDVAFAVVQPQGGLQVQQVLGANRLGVDRGHRLPVKVTGYPGTSDVPITCSNTTSEQSPSQLRIDCPDWTGGTSGSPWVTDFDPDTRTGTVVGVIGGYQEGGNSPDTSYSCYFGDRVRALYDRATG from the coding sequence ATGACGGTACGTGAGCTGGCGGCGGCCGGCGCCGCGCTGGCGGTCCTGGCGGCGGCGGGCTGCACCACGGCGGCGGGCCCCGGCGGCGCCACCCCGACGGTGAGCTCCCACCCTGCCACGGCCCCCGCGGACAGCCACGGCTGGAGCAGCGAGCGGCTGCGCGGCGCGCTCGCCCGGCACACCGGCGTCACCCGCACCGCCAAGCCCACCGTGCTCAACGGCCTGGTCGGCGCCGTCTTCACGCGCAACGCGGACGGCGACCACTTCTGCACCGCCAGCGTGGTCGACAGCGCCGGGCTGAACCTGATCGTCACCGCCGCGCACTGCGTCTGGGACCCGAAGCTCGGTCAGCGCGGCGACCTGGTCTTCGTCCCCGGCTACCGGGACGGCGAGACCCCGAGCGGCGTCTGGCCCCTGCTGGCCGTCACCGTCGACCAGGCCTGGAAGGACGGCGCCGACCCGGACGTGGACGTCGCCTTCGCCGTGGTCCAGCCGCAGGGCGGCCTGCAGGTGCAGCAGGTGCTCGGCGCCAACCGGCTGGGCGTCGACCGCGGCCACCGGCTGCCGGTGAAGGTGACCGGCTACCCCGGCACCAGCGACGTCCCGATCACCTGTAGCAACACCACCTCCGAACAGAGCCCCTCCCAGCTGCGGATCGACTGCCCGGACTGGACCGGCGGCACCAGCGGCAGCCCCTGGGTGACGGATTTCGACCCGGACACCCGGACCGGGACCGTGGTCGGCGTGATCGGCGGCTACCAGGAGGGCGGCAACAGCCCCGACACCTCGTACAGCTGCTACTTCGGCGACCGCGTGCGGGCCCTCTACGACCGGGCCACGGGCTGA
- a CDS encoding helix-turn-helix domain-containing protein, whose protein sequence is MGSAWKQLPDDLSVPARRLTEELRAVKDATGFSLSELASRTHYSRASWERWLNGKRVITEQALDALIRAVECDGPALRALWEQTAAGARDAAGTDGVPADTEAQAYPAPDGPAVQDPAVEGAGADPDPEPEAEPAEPDGAEPVVEDRPDLAPSVRWWRRPVALVGCAAAVAALMVLAGVHYTRGDGAEPAAVAQVTGAGTATATPTARTAPTESSCQAMGCSHKDPKATGCGADARTLLTGNIGKVVIYLRYSQRCQAAWAAITEGAPDDWATITSSGGETETALIHWGYDNYSAMVNAADPNATFRVCGHQPAGDACTAGVSGLAEMIASTPIPIGPASPPATPAAPVPSS, encoded by the coding sequence ATGGGCTCCGCCTGGAAGCAACTGCCGGACGACCTCTCCGTGCCCGCGAGGCGCCTGACGGAGGAGCTCCGTGCGGTCAAGGACGCCACCGGGTTCTCGCTCTCCGAGCTCGCCTCCCGGACCCACTACAGCCGGGCCTCCTGGGAACGCTGGCTGAACGGCAAGCGGGTCATCACCGAGCAGGCGCTCGACGCCCTGATCAGGGCGGTCGAGTGCGACGGCCCCGCGCTGCGGGCGCTCTGGGAGCAGACCGCGGCGGGTGCGCGGGACGCGGCCGGCACCGACGGCGTGCCGGCGGACACGGAGGCGCAGGCGTACCCGGCCCCGGACGGCCCGGCGGTCCAGGACCCGGCGGTGGAAGGGGCCGGGGCGGACCCGGACCCGGAGCCGGAGGCGGAACCCGCGGAGCCCGACGGCGCCGAACCGGTGGTCGAGGACCGGCCGGACCTGGCGCCGTCCGTCCGCTGGTGGCGGCGGCCGGTCGCCCTGGTCGGCTGCGCGGCCGCGGTGGCCGCCCTGATGGTGCTGGCCGGGGTCCACTACACCCGCGGCGACGGCGCCGAACCGGCCGCCGTCGCACAGGTCACCGGGGCCGGGACGGCCACGGCCACCCCGACCGCGCGGACCGCCCCGACCGAGTCGTCCTGCCAGGCGATGGGCTGCTCGCACAAGGATCCCAAGGCGACCGGCTGCGGCGCCGACGCCCGCACCCTGCTGACCGGCAACATCGGCAAGGTGGTGATCTACCTCCGCTACAGCCAGCGCTGCCAGGCTGCCTGGGCCGCCATCACCGAGGGCGCGCCGGACGACTGGGCGACCATCACCAGCAGCGGCGGCGAGACCGAGACGGCGCTGATCCACTGGGGGTACGACAACTACTCGGCGATGGTGAACGCGGCGGACCCGAACGCCACCTTCCGGGTCTGCGGCCACCAGCCGGCCGGGGACGCCTGCACGGCGGGCGTCTCGGGGCTGGCCGAGATGATCGCCTCGACCCCGATCCCGATCGGCCCGGCCTCGCCGCCGGCCACCCCCGCCGCCCCGGTGCCCAGCTCCTAG
- a CDS encoding FGGY family carbohydrate kinase, whose translation MAIVAGIDSSTGRTRIVACDSETGAVLRSGKAPHPVPQAADLRAGEADPQVWLHSLGDAAAGGLLEGVRAIGVSAQQHGMIGLDAGGVLVRPAILWNDPRSSGAAAALLDALGGPAAWTAAIGAVPGPMYTIAKLRWLAEFEPANARRVAEVLLPHDWLVWQLLGHPKRRTTDRGDASGTGYWSPITGEYRQDLVELALGHELRLPDVLGPAEPAGHTPEGLLISAGTGDNMAAALGLGLRPGDAVVSLGSSGTIFAVNEQAVVDATGLVSSFADATGRHLPMVATLNAAQVLRSTAAMLGCDLDGLSDLALRSSPGAYGLVLLPYLDGERTPALPHAAGTLTGLRAESMTPEHLARAAVEGMLCNIADALDVLRAQGVGVKRVFLLGATGRLPAVRQIAPQLFGIPVVVPPPGAHAARGAARQAAWALAGTPEPPHWELPEAVTVTPDAEQDLPVGSAVRQQYRAAREQIHPETAA comes from the coding sequence ATGGCCATCGTCGCGGGGATAGACAGCTCGACCGGTCGCACCCGGATCGTCGCGTGCGACAGCGAGACCGGCGCGGTGCTGCGGTCCGGCAAGGCGCCGCACCCCGTGCCGCAGGCGGCCGACCTGCGGGCCGGTGAGGCCGACCCGCAGGTCTGGCTGCACTCGCTGGGGGACGCCGCCGCCGGTGGTCTGCTGGAGGGCGTCCGGGCGATCGGCGTCAGCGCCCAGCAGCACGGCATGATCGGCCTGGACGCGGGCGGCGTCCTGGTCCGCCCCGCGATCCTCTGGAACGACCCGCGCTCCAGCGGCGCCGCCGCCGCGCTGCTGGACGCGCTCGGCGGCCCGGCGGCCTGGACGGCGGCGATCGGGGCCGTCCCCGGTCCGATGTACACCATCGCCAAGCTGCGCTGGCTGGCCGAGTTCGAACCGGCCAACGCCCGCCGGGTGGCCGAGGTGCTGCTGCCGCACGACTGGCTGGTCTGGCAACTGCTCGGCCACCCCAAGCGGCGCACCACCGACCGGGGCGACGCCTCCGGCACCGGCTACTGGTCGCCGATCACCGGTGAGTACCGGCAGGACCTGGTGGAGCTCGCGCTCGGCCACGAGCTGAGGCTGCCCGACGTGCTCGGCCCCGCCGAACCCGCCGGGCACACCCCCGAGGGCCTGCTGATCTCGGCCGGCACCGGCGACAACATGGCCGCCGCGCTCGGGCTAGGCCTGCGGCCCGGCGACGCGGTGGTCTCGCTGGGCAGCTCCGGGACGATCTTCGCGGTGAACGAGCAGGCCGTGGTGGACGCCACCGGGCTGGTCTCCTCCTTCGCCGACGCCACCGGCCGCCACCTGCCGATGGTCGCCACCCTGAACGCCGCCCAGGTGCTCCGCTCCACGGCGGCGATGCTCGGCTGCGACCTGGACGGCCTCAGCGACCTGGCCCTGCGCTCCTCCCCCGGCGCGTACGGCCTGGTGCTGCTGCCCTACCTGGACGGCGAGCGGACGCCCGCGCTGCCCCACGCGGCCGGCACCCTGACCGGGCTCCGGGCCGAGTCGATGACCCCCGAGCACCTGGCCCGGGCCGCCGTCGAGGGCATGCTCTGCAACATCGCGGACGCGCTGGACGTGCTGCGCGCCCAGGGCGTCGGGGTGAAGCGGGTCTTCCTGCTGGGCGCCACCGGGCGGCTGCCGGCCGTGCGGCAGATCGCCCCGCAGCTGTTCGGCATCCCGGTCGTGGTGCCGCCGCCGGGTGCCCACGCGGCGCGCGGCGCGGCCCGGCAGGCCGCCTGGGCGCTGGCCGGCACCCCCGAACCGCCGCACTGGGAGCTTCCGGAGGCCGTCACCGTCACACCGGACGCCGAGCAGGACCTGCCGGTCGGCTCGGCGGTCCGTCAGCAGTACCGCGCCGCCCGCGAGCAGATCCACCCGGAGACGGCCGCCTGA
- a CDS encoding LCP family protein, translating into MSSSSRRRRIVKTAVGLAAVLVLSVAGAGAWFYHRLDSNITTFDAGGVATERPPAPVPVTPGASVPVNVLVLGSDTRTDGNADLGGGEEGVGHSDTAILLHVYADHKHAVGVSIPRDALVTIPACKLPSGRWTEPRTNQMFNSAFTIGEFPQGNPACTQNTVEALTGLRVDHTIVVDFKGVAAMTEAINGVDVCVPNDVNSHNIKLRKGLQKLSGQPAVDYLRARYGFGDNSDIGRMKRQQAFLSAMISKIQGLGFSLPTLLPLADAATRSLTVDEGLGTAMKLVDFAQSLQGIKLSDITFVTTPWRFSGERVALVHPDVDTLWKLLREDRTLDGQSTGQAADPAAAPPSPSAAPDASPTALSPEQSAVPITVVNGVGTPGLAGKGAEAVRTKGFQNITLDATGGSRLRTEIAYDPAFRTAADQLALVFPQARSVEEPGAGGIVITLGRDYHPAAATGPVPGTPGVAGAPGAPAGPAADRTAAPGAAATGTPTGVPTGIAENARGADTDPCANLTFG; encoded by the coding sequence ATGAGCAGCAGCTCGCGCCGGCGGCGCATCGTGAAGACCGCCGTGGGCCTCGCCGCCGTTCTCGTGCTGTCGGTGGCGGGGGCCGGGGCGTGGTTCTACCACCGGCTGGACAGCAACATCACCACCTTCGACGCGGGCGGCGTCGCGACCGAGCGGCCGCCGGCCCCCGTCCCGGTCACCCCGGGCGCGTCCGTCCCGGTCAACGTCCTGGTGCTCGGCTCGGACACCCGCACCGACGGCAACGCCGACCTCGGCGGCGGCGAGGAGGGCGTCGGCCACTCGGACACCGCGATCCTGCTGCACGTCTACGCGGACCACAAGCACGCCGTCGGCGTCTCGATCCCCCGCGACGCGCTGGTGACCATCCCGGCCTGCAAGCTGCCCAGCGGCCGGTGGACCGAGCCCCGGACCAACCAGATGTTCAACTCGGCGTTCACCATAGGCGAGTTCCCCCAGGGGAACCCCGCCTGCACGCAGAACACGGTCGAGGCGCTCACCGGCCTGCGGGTGGACCACACCATCGTGGTCGACTTCAAGGGCGTCGCCGCGATGACCGAGGCGATCAACGGCGTGGACGTCTGCGTCCCGAACGACGTGAACTCGCACAACATCAAGCTCAGGAAGGGGCTGCAGAAGCTCTCCGGGCAGCCCGCGGTCGACTACCTGCGGGCGCGGTACGGCTTCGGCGACAACTCCGACATCGGGCGGATGAAGCGCCAGCAGGCCTTCCTCTCCGCGATGATCAGCAAGATCCAGGGACTCGGCTTCTCGCTGCCGACCCTGCTCCCGCTGGCCGACGCCGCCACCCGCTCGCTCACCGTGGACGAGGGCCTGGGCACCGCGATGAAGCTGGTGGACTTCGCCCAGTCGCTGCAGGGCATCAAGCTCTCCGACATCACCTTCGTCACCACCCCCTGGCGCTTCTCCGGCGAACGGGTCGCGCTGGTCCACCCCGACGTGGACACCCTCTGGAAGCTGCTGCGCGAGGACCGCACCCTGGACGGGCAGAGCACCGGCCAGGCGGCCGACCCGGCCGCCGCCCCGCCCTCCCCCTCCGCCGCCCCGGACGCCTCGCCCACCGCGCTCTCGCCCGAGCAGTCGGCCGTACCGATCACCGTGGTCAACGGGGTCGGCACCCCGGGGCTGGCCGGGAAGGGCGCCGAGGCGGTCCGCACCAAGGGCTTCCAGAACATCACCCTGGACGCCACCGGCGGCAGCCGGCTGCGCACCGAGATCGCGTACGACCCGGCCTTCAGGACCGCCGCCGACCAGCTGGCGCTGGTCTTCCCGCAGGCCCGGTCCGTCGAGGAGCCGGGCGCCGGGGGCATCGTCATCACGCTCGGCCGCGACTACCACCCCGCCGCGGCCACCGGGCCCGTCCCGGGCACCCCCGGTGTCGCGGGTGCCCCGGGTGCCCCGGCCGGGCCGGCGGCCGACCGGACGGCCGCACCGGGCGCCGCCGCCACCGGCACCCCGACCGGCGTCCCCACCGGCATCGCCGAGAACGCCCGCGGGGCCGACACCGACCCCTGCGCCAACCTGACCTTCGGCTAG
- a CDS encoding glutamate decarboxylase yields MALHKGTGDDRRLSVNPFVGSADPLSAMELAPPLHRLSDGPVAADTAYQLIHDELMLDGNAKLNLATFVTTSMEVQATRLMTECLDKNMIDKDEYPQTAELERRCVAILADLWHAPDPSAAVGCSTTGSSEACMLAGLALKRRWMKRNADRYAAGARPNLVMGVNVQVCWEKFCTFWEVEARLVPMAGERFHLGTEEALALCDEDTIGVVAVLGSTFDGSYEPVAEVSAALDALQQRTGLDIPVHVDGASGAMVAPFLDPELVWDFRLPRVASINTSGHKYGLVYPGVGWALWRDHDSLPEELVFRVNYLGGEMPTFALNFSRPGAEVIAQYYTFLRLGRSGFTAVQGACREVAVYLAGQIEALGDFRLLTRGDELPVFAFTTSEEVTFDVFDVSRRLRERGWQVPAYTFPADREDLSVLRVVCRNGFSRDLADLLLADLDRLLPELRSQPRPLKEYGVPPRTAFHH; encoded by the coding sequence ATGGCGCTGCACAAGGGGACCGGCGACGACCGCCGGCTGTCCGTCAATCCGTTCGTCGGCTCCGCCGACCCGCTGAGCGCGATGGAGCTGGCCCCACCGCTGCACCGCCTCTCCGACGGCCCGGTGGCGGCCGACACGGCGTACCAGCTGATCCACGACGAGCTGATGCTGGACGGGAACGCCAAGCTCAACCTGGCGACCTTCGTCACCACGTCGATGGAGGTCCAGGCCACCCGGCTGATGACCGAGTGCCTCGACAAGAACATGATCGACAAGGACGAGTACCCGCAGACCGCCGAGCTGGAGCGGCGCTGCGTGGCGATCCTCGCCGACCTCTGGCACGCGCCCGACCCGAGCGCCGCGGTCGGCTGCTCCACCACCGGCTCCAGCGAGGCCTGCATGCTGGCCGGCCTCGCCCTCAAGCGGCGCTGGATGAAGCGCAACGCCGACCGGTACGCGGCCGGCGCCCGCCCGAACCTGGTGATGGGCGTCAACGTCCAGGTCTGCTGGGAGAAGTTCTGCACCTTCTGGGAGGTCGAGGCCCGCCTCGTGCCGATGGCCGGCGAGCGCTTCCACCTCGGCACGGAGGAGGCGCTGGCGCTCTGCGACGAGGACACCATCGGGGTGGTGGCCGTGCTCGGATCGACCTTCGACGGCTCCTACGAGCCGGTGGCGGAGGTCAGCGCCGCCCTCGACGCGCTGCAGCAGCGCACCGGGCTGGACATCCCGGTCCACGTGGACGGCGCCTCCGGCGCCATGGTCGCGCCCTTCCTGGACCCCGAGCTGGTCTGGGACTTCCGGCTGCCGCGGGTCGCCTCGATCAACACCTCCGGCCACAAGTACGGCCTGGTCTACCCCGGGGTCGGCTGGGCGCTCTGGCGGGACCACGACTCGCTGCCCGAGGAGCTGGTGTTCCGGGTCAACTACCTCGGCGGGGAGATGCCGACCTTCGCGCTGAACTTCTCCCGCCCCGGCGCGGAGGTGATCGCGCAGTACTACACCTTCCTGCGACTGGGCCGCAGCGGCTTCACGGCCGTCCAGGGAGCCTGCCGGGAGGTCGCGGTCTACCTGGCCGGGCAGATCGAGGCGCTCGGCGACTTCCGGCTGCTGACCCGGGGCGACGAACTGCCGGTCTTCGCCTTCACCACCTCCGAGGAGGTGACCTTCGACGTGTTCGACGTCTCGCGGAGACTGCGCGAGCGCGGCTGGCAGGTACCGGCGTACACCTTCCCCGCCGACCGGGAGGACCTCTCGGTGCTCCGGGTGGTCTGCCGCAACGGCTTCTCCCGGGACCTGGCCGACCTGCTGCTCGCCGACCTCGACCGGCTGCTGCCGGAGCTGCGGAGCCAGCCCCGCCCGCTCAAGGAGTACGGCGTGCCGCCCAGGACGGCCTTCCACCACTGA
- a CDS encoding RNA polymerase sigma factor: protein MPVDQGLAATARPTTDPLAPHDDDHGRAGPPPADGARVPAQGLPEGHPGAADPDPDTVPAAGRAAEPGSAAEPDLDAEPDPGPAGATGPAADLFRQYLREIGRIRLLNAAEEVELARRIEAGLFAEERLNREPPPPDPLAGELDTLVVTGRIAKRRLIEANLRLVVSVAKRYVGRGLTMLDLVQEGNLGLIRAVEKFDYARGYKFSTYATWWIRQAMSRALADQARTIRVPVHVVELINRVIRVQRALLQESGTEPGPAEIAVALELTEARVRELLRLAQEPISLHTPVGEEDDVALGDLIEDADAASPAESATFLLLRQHLEAVLATLGDRERQVVQLRYGLDDGRPRTLEEIGVLFGVTRERIRQIESKTLVKLREHAFAEQLRGYLD from the coding sequence ATGCCCGTGGACCAAGGCCTAGCCGCGACCGCCCGCCCGACCACCGATCCGCTCGCCCCCCACGACGACGACCACGGCCGGGCCGGCCCGCCGCCCGCCGACGGTGCCCGGGTGCCCGCGCAGGGCCTCCCGGAGGGCCACCCCGGGGCCGCCGACCCCGATCCCGATACCGTGCCCGCCGCCGGTCGGGCGGCGGAGCCGGGGTCCGCGGCCGAGCCGGACCTCGACGCCGAGCCCGACCCCGGCCCGGCGGGCGCCACCGGCCCGGCGGCGGACCTCTTCCGCCAGTACCTGCGCGAGATCGGCCGGATCCGGCTGCTGAACGCCGCCGAGGAGGTGGAGCTGGCCCGCCGGATCGAGGCCGGCCTGTTCGCGGAGGAGCGGCTCAACCGCGAGCCGCCGCCGCCCGACCCGCTGGCCGGGGAGCTGGACACCCTGGTGGTGACCGGGCGGATCGCCAAACGGCGGCTGATCGAGGCCAACCTGCGTCTGGTGGTCTCGGTCGCCAAGCGCTACGTCGGCCGCGGCCTCACCATGCTGGACCTGGTCCAGGAGGGCAACCTCGGCCTGATCCGGGCGGTGGAGAAGTTCGACTACGCCCGCGGGTACAAGTTCTCGACCTACGCGACCTGGTGGATCCGCCAGGCGATGAGCCGGGCGCTGGCCGACCAGGCGCGGACGATCCGGGTGCCGGTGCACGTGGTCGAGCTGATCAACCGGGTCATCCGGGTGCAGCGCGCGCTGCTCCAGGAGAGCGGGACCGAGCCGGGCCCGGCCGAGATCGCCGTCGCCCTGGAGCTGACCGAGGCCCGGGTGCGCGAGCTGCTCCGGCTGGCCCAGGAGCCGATCTCGCTGCACACCCCGGTCGGCGAGGAGGACGACGTCGCGCTCGGCGACCTGATCGAGGACGCGGACGCGGCCTCCCCGGCCGAGTCCGCCACCTTCCTGCTGCTGCGCCAGCACCTGGAGGCGGTGCTGGCCACGCTGGGGGACCGCGAGCGCCAGGTCGTCCAGCTCCGCTACGGCCTGGACGACGGCCGCCCGCGGACCCTGGAGGAGATCGGCGTGCTGTTCGGCGTGACCAGGGAGCGGATCCGCCAGATCGAGTCCAAGACCCTCGTCAAGCTCCGGGAGCACGCCTTCGCCGAGCAGCTCCGCGGCTACCTCGACTAG
- a CDS encoding trypsin-like serine peptidase, whose product MDSRPVRPARAAQAAALAALLLAGAACGGSDRAPTAEVAPRSPVGDRIGTLSVRTPQGPRACTASVVQSPGRNLLVTAAHCVQSRRIGLLDGLVFTPGYRNGYSPYGSWPVESITVDPRWASDDDPEYDVAFVTLRGAGGRDIEDAVGGNPLGTGQGFGLAVSVTGYPNGSDEPITCSAHTRSQSPTQERFDCGGYTDGTSGSPWVTTTGAVVGVIGGYQEGGETPGTSYSVTFDERVAELYRQATA is encoded by the coding sequence ATGGACTCCCGCCCGGTACGGCCCGCGCGCGCGGCCCAGGCGGCCGCCCTGGCGGCCCTGCTGCTGGCCGGCGCCGCCTGCGGCGGGAGCGACCGGGCGCCGACCGCCGAGGTGGCGCCGCGGAGCCCGGTGGGCGACCGGATCGGCACCCTCTCGGTGCGGACCCCGCAGGGCCCGCGGGCCTGTACGGCGAGCGTGGTGCAGAGCCCCGGGCGCAATCTGCTGGTGACCGCCGCGCACTGCGTGCAGAGCCGCCGGATCGGCCTGCTGGACGGCCTGGTGTTCACCCCTGGCTATCGCAACGGGTACTCGCCGTACGGGAGTTGGCCGGTCGAGTCGATCACCGTGGATCCGCGTTGGGCCTCCGACGACGACCCCGAGTACGACGTGGCCTTCGTCACCCTGCGGGGGGCGGGCGGGCGGGACATCGAGGACGCGGTCGGCGGCAACCCGCTCGGCACCGGCCAGGGCTTCGGCCTCGCCGTCTCGGTGACCGGTTATCCCAATGGAAGCGATGAACCGATCACCTGTTCGGCACATACCCGCTCACAGAGTCCGACCCAGGAGCGCTTCGACTGCGGCGGCTACACCGACGGCACCAGCGGGAGCCCCTGGGTCACCACGACCGGTGCGGTGGTCGGCGTGATCGGCGGCTACCAGGAGGGCGGCGAGACGCCCGGCACCTCGTACAGCGTCACCTTCGACGAGCGGGTCGCCGAGCTGTACCGGCAAGCCACCGCCTGA
- a CDS encoding MarR family winged helix-turn-helix transcriptional regulator produces the protein MDTQPTGAATPQPDEITREVVDLMANLVALFHREYEEAAAARSLTGAQAKVLALLRRGPMPMRHIAQTLSCEPSNITGIVDRLESRGFVTREADRQDRRVKLVAATETGSAASEELRESLNFAREPLAALGPDERTALRDLLRRMLAGASGPGA, from the coding sequence ATGGACACCCAGCCGACCGGGGCCGCCACGCCGCAGCCCGACGAGATCACCCGTGAGGTCGTCGACCTGATGGCCAATCTGGTCGCGCTCTTCCACCGCGAGTACGAGGAGGCCGCCGCCGCCCGCTCGCTCACCGGCGCCCAGGCCAAGGTCCTCGCCCTGCTGCGGCGCGGACCGATGCCGATGCGCCACATCGCCCAGACGCTCAGCTGCGAGCCCTCCAACATCACCGGCATCGTCGACCGCCTGGAGTCGCGCGGCTTCGTGACCAGGGAGGCCGACCGGCAGGACCGCCGGGTCAAGCTCGTCGCCGCCACCGAGACCGGCTCCGCCGCGTCCGAAGAGCTGCGCGAGTCGCTGAACTTCGCCCGCGAACCGCTGGCCGCGCTCGGCCCGGACGAGCGGACGGCGCTGCGCGACCTGCTCCGCCGGATGCTGGCGGGAGCCTCCGGCCCCGGCGCGTGA
- a CDS encoding 1-aminocyclopropane-1-carboxylate deaminase/D-cysteine desulfhydrase, protein MLEPALLPTPLTDCTDEALARAGVELRLKRDDLLHPTVPGNKWRKLAPNLAAAVEQGHTRLLTFGGAYSTHLRAVAVAAGALGLESVGLVRGEELAGAPRNWSLRAAEAAGMRLEFLPRSAYRETAGRWAADTGVEAALRRRWGPCLVLPEGGSNALAAIGAAAVPAELPDLGARDVVCCPVGTGGTLAGIAAGLPPGARALGVAVLRGGAGYLEGEVARLHRAAYGREFDNWRIDHDHHGGGYGKVPAALAAFAEDFERRHGIALEHRYVAKLLAALTELAAAGAFPAGTRLTAVVTGLPDPQQGRPSPT, encoded by the coding sequence ATGCTCGAACCCGCACTGCTGCCGACCCCGCTGACGGACTGCACCGACGAGGCGTTGGCGCGGGCCGGGGTGGAGCTCCGGCTCAAGCGCGACGACCTGCTGCACCCCACGGTGCCCGGCAACAAGTGGCGCAAGCTCGCACCCAACCTGGCGGCCGCCGTGGAGCAGGGGCACACCCGGCTGCTGACCTTCGGCGGCGCCTACTCGACCCATCTGCGGGCGGTGGCGGTGGCGGCCGGCGCACTCGGGCTGGAGAGCGTCGGGCTGGTGCGGGGCGAGGAACTGGCCGGCGCCCCGCGCAACTGGTCGCTGCGGGCGGCCGAGGCGGCGGGCATGCGGCTGGAGTTCCTGCCGCGGTCGGCCTACCGGGAGACGGCCGGCCGATGGGCGGCCGACACCGGGGTCGAGGCCGCTCTGCGCCGGCGCTGGGGCCCGTGCCTGGTCCTGCCGGAGGGCGGCTCCAACGCCTTGGCGGCGATCGGCGCGGCGGCCGTCCCGGCGGAGCTGCCCGACCTCGGCGCACGGGACGTGGTCTGCTGCCCGGTCGGCACCGGCGGCACCCTCGCCGGGATCGCGGCCGGACTGCCGCCCGGCGCGCGGGCGCTCGGCGTGGCGGTGCTGCGCGGCGGCGCCGGCTACCTGGAGGGCGAGGTCGCCCGGCTGCACCGGGCCGCGTACGGCCGCGAGTTCGACAACTGGCGGATCGACCACGACCACCACGGCGGCGGCTACGGCAAGGTGCCGGCCGCGCTCGCCGCCTTCGCCGAGGACTTCGAGCGGCGCCACGGGATCGCGCTGGAGCACCGCTACGTCGCCAAGCTGCTCGCCGCCCTGACGGAGCTGGCCGCCGCCGGTGCCTTCCCGGCCGGCACCCGGCTGACCGCGGTGGTCACCGGCCTGCCCGACCCGCAGCAGGGCCGGCCCTCGCCGACCTGA